A stretch of the Tardiphaga sp. 709 genome encodes the following:
- a CDS encoding nuclear transport factor 2 family protein: MSFDPMAAVVDWLDAYRSGDLESILGLYAEAATIECGCGGATTINGREALRAYWEQRLRDSPAADLDNLEPARDGVAITYVCHGSNIRADFEFDAAGQITFQKCGPPN; the protein is encoded by the coding sequence ATGTCCTTTGACCCGATGGCCGCGGTAGTTGATTGGCTAGATGCTTATCGCTCAGGCGACCTTGAAAGTATTCTCGGCCTTTATGCCGAAGCCGCTACGATCGAATGTGGTTGCGGCGGCGCCACGACGATAAATGGTCGCGAGGCTTTACGTGCATATTGGGAGCAGCGCCTAAGAGATTCTCCGGCCGCGGACTTGGACAATCTCGAACCGGCCCGTGATGGCGTTGCCATTACTTACGTTTGCCACGGCTCAAATATCCGGGCTGACTTTGAATTTGATGCTGCTGGCCAGATCACCTTCCAAAA
- a CDS encoding glycosyltransferase family 2 protein: MNTNIEPFAIVTIPACDEADRIERCIAALAVQRDRFGAPLAADAFEILVFANNCTDGTSAVARRFADSVPQRVVVIEEELPSEMANAGWARKRAMDLAADRLDALGPGGVIMSTDADSCVGPAWFSSNLHELANGVECVAGYIDAEPLEIVSLGRDFLSRGRLEDTYLSLAAEIVARCDPRAHDPWPNHRVSSGASLAVTVAAYRAIGGLPARALGEDAALTAALDEAGFKVRHSLDVVVQTSCRILGRAPGGAADTMQRRLADLNAPCDDDLEPALQIARRAMYRSLFRRAWQSALEDGPMSARLCIPSDFVRRLRAEEATLREAWEAVSGRSPVLTVHRTLRPSELPRQIAIARMIVASLRAAAITRTAAPGGRLHREGSGEPELA, encoded by the coding sequence ATGAATACGAACATCGAGCCTTTCGCGATCGTCACCATTCCGGCCTGCGACGAAGCCGACCGGATCGAGCGGTGTATCGCTGCGCTGGCCGTCCAGCGCGACCGTTTCGGCGCGCCCCTTGCCGCGGACGCGTTCGAGATCCTGGTGTTTGCCAACAATTGCACTGACGGTACCTCGGCAGTCGCCAGACGTTTCGCCGACTCGGTCCCGCAGAGGGTGGTAGTCATAGAGGAGGAATTGCCGTCGGAGATGGCCAACGCCGGCTGGGCGCGGAAGCGTGCAATGGACCTTGCGGCCGACCGCCTCGATGCGCTCGGCCCGGGCGGTGTAATTATGAGCACGGACGCCGATAGCTGCGTCGGTCCCGCGTGGTTTTCGTCTAACCTCCATGAGTTGGCGAACGGTGTGGAGTGCGTGGCAGGCTACATCGATGCAGAACCGCTCGAGATCGTTTCGCTTGGACGGGATTTCCTGTCCCGCGGTAGGCTCGAAGATACTTACCTCAGCCTTGCCGCGGAAATCGTCGCGCGCTGTGATCCGCGAGCCCATGATCCGTGGCCGAACCATCGTGTCTCTTCGGGCGCGAGCCTGGCCGTAACCGTGGCGGCCTATCGGGCCATCGGAGGACTTCCTGCACGCGCTCTCGGCGAAGACGCCGCCCTTACGGCTGCGTTGGACGAGGCGGGATTCAAGGTTCGTCACTCGCTCGACGTCGTCGTCCAGACGTCCTGTCGGATCTTGGGGCGGGCGCCTGGCGGAGCGGCCGACACCATGCAACGCCGGCTCGCCGATTTGAATGCTCCTTGCGACGACGATCTTGAGCCCGCATTGCAGATCGCCCGTCGCGCCATGTACCGATCGCTTTTCCGCCGGGCGTGGCAGAGTGCGCTCGAAGACGGTCCGATGTCCGCCCGGTTGTGCATTCCCTCCGACTTCGTTCGTCGCCTCCGTGCCGAGGAGGCGACGCTTCGTGAGGCATGGGAAGCCGTATCGGGCAGAAGTCCTGTTCTCACGGTTCACCGGACGCTACGCCCCTCGGAGCTGCCTCGGCAGATCGCGATCGCCAGAATGATCGTCGCAAGCCTGAGGGCCGCCGCAATCACGCGGACAGCCGCTCCAGGCGGTAGACTTCATCGCGAAGGATCCGGCGAGCCGGAACTCGCTTGA
- a CDS encoding PIG-L family deacetylase: MKVSEYLKVTKALPIISREALTEGAPFLILSPHPDDETLGLGGLIAQACQAGQKVHVVVLTDGAGSHPRSVQYPPERLVDLRKAEVRAAGEILGLHPAFVRHLDLPDTQAPLEGPQFDAAVRAVSDLLQETGAKALFVTWDRDPHCDHQAAAAIAKAAGVANPAVRLWAYPIWGWHLDQDDDVPGFPRGHRLDIAGERDLKHRAIAAHASQMSTLIEDDPTGFRFTEETLAPFLGEHEYVYEVSR; this comes from the coding sequence GTGAAGGTTTCGGAATATCTCAAAGTGACGAAGGCGCTTCCTATCATCTCGCGCGAGGCGCTGACGGAGGGTGCGCCCTTCTTAATTCTCTCGCCGCACCCGGACGACGAGACGTTAGGTCTTGGCGGTCTGATCGCTCAGGCCTGCCAAGCAGGCCAGAAGGTTCACGTCGTGGTTTTGACCGATGGTGCAGGCTCGCACCCCCGGTCGGTCCAGTACCCTCCGGAACGGCTGGTCGATCTCCGGAAGGCGGAAGTCAGGGCGGCAGGCGAAATTCTGGGCCTCCATCCGGCGTTCGTACGCCATCTCGACCTCCCCGACACGCAAGCCCCTCTGGAGGGACCCCAGTTCGACGCGGCGGTCCGCGCTGTGTCCGACCTTCTTCAGGAGACGGGCGCAAAGGCTTTGTTTGTGACGTGGGATCGGGATCCGCATTGCGATCATCAGGCGGCCGCTGCCATCGCCAAGGCGGCCGGAGTCGCCAACCCAGCTGTCAGGCTCTGGGCCTACCCCATCTGGGGGTGGCACCTCGATCAGGACGACGATGTCCCAGGCTTCCCGCGGGGCCACCGGCTGGATATCGCTGGAGAACGTGATCTCAAGCACCGCGCTATCGCGGCCCACGCTTCGCAGATGTCCACGCTTATCGAAGACGATCCAACGGGCTTCCGGTTCACCGAAGAGACGTTGGCGCCGTTCCTTGGCGAGCACGAGTACGTTTACGAGGTCTCCCGATGA
- a CDS encoding PAS domain S-box protein, which yields MMPKTKNERNLLESERAFRLLVQGVTDYAIYLLDPNGIVSNWNAGAETIKGYGADEIVGQHFSVFYPPEDREAGLPATALEAARRNKRFEAEGWRMRKDGTRFFASVVIDAIYENDVLVGFAKITRDITERLQARSALSESENLFRLLVSNVTDYALYMLDPEGHVTSWNLGGQRIKGYLPDEIIGQHFSRFYTPGDRDAGKPARALSIAREKGRYEEEGLRVRKDGTFFWASVVIDPVRNDAGELIGFAKITRDITERRQAAQQLERMQKQLAEAQKMDALGQLTGGVAHDFNNLLMAITGNVRLIKRHAIVPRVIEAAGAIEASVRRGAALTRQLLTFARRQQVAPTLLNLEETVQAVREVLATVLGSAIKLEISVPAGVWPIFADPTELETALINLSINSRDAMPDGGTLTITAANYRVRDGEDKGEYVQIKVADTGAGIPEDVIAKVFDPFFTTKPVGKGTGLGLSQVHGFANQAGGRVEIQSKLGAGTEITIRLPRGEGHAGAHEAEVLAKGAGNVLLVEDNPDVATASAVFLEELGYRVKCVPDAESALREIEHDGIDLVFSDVVMPGKMDGLGLARHLRQNYPNIPVVLATGYSDAARKLGSEFLLLRKPYELHELSSALQTALHQRSKGALLN from the coding sequence ATGATGCCAAAAACAAAAAACGAGCGCAATCTTTTAGAAAGCGAACGCGCCTTCCGACTTCTCGTTCAAGGCGTCACAGATTATGCGATTTATCTCCTCGACCCCAACGGCATCGTATCAAACTGGAATGCAGGCGCCGAGACGATCAAAGGGTATGGCGCAGACGAAATCGTGGGCCAGCACTTCTCGGTGTTCTATCCGCCGGAGGATCGCGAAGCCGGACTTCCCGCCACCGCATTGGAGGCCGCACGCCGGAATAAGCGCTTCGAAGCGGAAGGCTGGCGGATGCGGAAAGACGGTACGCGGTTTTTCGCGTCCGTGGTTATCGACGCCATCTATGAAAACGATGTCCTTGTCGGCTTTGCCAAGATCACGCGGGACATCACCGAACGGTTGCAAGCCCGCTCCGCATTGAGCGAAAGCGAAAATCTTTTTCGCCTGTTAGTGAGCAATGTCACGGACTATGCGTTATACATGCTTGATCCGGAAGGTCATGTCACCAGCTGGAACCTCGGCGGTCAGCGGATCAAAGGCTATCTTCCTGACGAGATTATCGGTCAGCACTTTTCGCGCTTTTATACCCCCGGCGACCGGGACGCGGGAAAACCAGCGCGTGCTCTCAGCATTGCACGTGAAAAGGGCCGTTACGAAGAAGAAGGCTTACGCGTCCGCAAAGACGGCACGTTCTTTTGGGCGAGTGTGGTCATTGATCCCGTCCGCAATGACGCAGGCGAGCTGATCGGGTTTGCCAAGATTACGCGCGACATCACAGAGCGACGTCAAGCAGCACAGCAGCTTGAACGCATGCAAAAGCAGCTGGCGGAAGCGCAGAAGATGGACGCGCTCGGTCAGCTGACCGGCGGAGTGGCTCATGACTTCAACAACCTCCTTATGGCAATCACTGGTAACGTTCGGCTGATCAAACGGCATGCCATTGTCCCCCGCGTGATCGAGGCAGCAGGAGCGATTGAGGCAAGCGTTCGTCGCGGCGCGGCACTTACTCGTCAGTTGCTGACGTTTGCGCGGCGTCAGCAAGTCGCTCCGACGCTGCTCAATCTTGAAGAGACCGTGCAAGCTGTACGCGAGGTCTTGGCTACCGTTCTGGGTAGCGCGATCAAGCTCGAAATCTCCGTACCGGCCGGAGTTTGGCCAATCTTCGCGGATCCAACCGAACTCGAAACTGCACTCATCAATCTCAGCATCAACTCTCGTGACGCCATGCCCGACGGGGGCACCTTGACGATTACGGCAGCAAATTACCGAGTCAGGGATGGAGAGGATAAAGGCGAGTACGTGCAGATCAAGGTGGCTGATACCGGCGCAGGTATTCCCGAGGATGTCATTGCGAAGGTGTTCGATCCGTTTTTCACGACCAAACCCGTCGGCAAAGGAACAGGATTGGGACTCTCACAGGTGCATGGCTTTGCCAACCAGGCCGGCGGTCGTGTCGAAATCCAAAGCAAGCTCGGCGCTGGCACGGAAATCACCATTCGGCTTCCGCGTGGCGAAGGCCATGCAGGTGCGCACGAAGCAGAGGTTCTGGCCAAAGGCGCCGGCAATGTCCTTCTTGTTGAAGACAATCCGGATGTTGCCACCGCCAGCGCCGTATTTCTGGAAGAGTTGGGATATCGCGTAAAATGCGTACCGGACGCGGAGTCCGCATTGCGCGAGATCGAGCACGACGGCATCGACCTCGTTTTCAGCGATGTCGTGATGCCTGGAAAAATGGATGGTCTCGGCCTCGCCCGCCATCTTAGGCAGAATTACCCGAACATCCCCGTCGTTCTCGCAACGGGCTACAGTGACGCAGCGCGGAAACTGGGCTCTGAATTTTTGCTGTTGCGAAAACCTTACGAGCTTCATGAGCTGAGTAGTGCCTTACAGACAGCCCTTCACCAAAGATCGAAGGGTGCTCTATTAAATTGA
- a CDS encoding class I SAM-dependent methyltransferase, which produces MPASYFEERYRQDIDPWGFRTSAYEREKYDRTLSALTRAHYDRILEVGCSIGVLTARLAQRGGQLLAIDASRTALEAARKDAPPNVAFEECVLPTEFPDGAFDLIVLSEVLYYFSRADLLSVAENCCRVLAPDGEIVLCHWLGATDYPLRGTEASDAFAYAVVKRVPARRILRDEVYRLERLSA; this is translated from the coding sequence TTGCCCGCTTCATACTTCGAGGAACGGTACCGGCAGGATATCGACCCCTGGGGATTCCGAACCAGCGCCTACGAGCGGGAGAAATATGACCGCACTCTGTCGGCTCTTACGCGCGCTCATTACGATCGTATCCTCGAAGTTGGCTGCTCGATCGGGGTCCTGACGGCAAGGCTCGCGCAGCGAGGCGGGCAACTGCTGGCGATCGACGCGTCCCGCACGGCGCTGGAAGCTGCGCGAAAGGACGCGCCGCCGAACGTCGCCTTCGAGGAATGTGTGCTGCCGACCGAATTCCCGGACGGCGCCTTCGACCTCATCGTGCTGTCTGAAGTGCTGTACTACTTCAGCCGGGCCGATCTCCTTTCGGTGGCCGAAAACTGCTGCAGGGTCCTCGCTCCCGACGGAGAGATCGTCCTCTGCCACTGGCTGGGCGCGACTGACTATCCGCTGAGAGGAACGGAGGCCAGCGACGCTTTCGCCTACGCCGTCGTCAAGCGAGTTCCGGCTCGCCGGATCCTTCGCGATGAAGTCTACCGCCTGGAGCGGCTGTCCGCGTGA
- a CDS encoding acyl-CoA dehydrogenase family protein, which produces MLANFREDTAILAPSQHHKLLENAQAFAAKLSSRAFDTDRTAHIAPDVWTDFRFSGLAMSPLPHELGGNGLWEPRFGAELCTILRLIGAADLSLARIFEGHINAVGLVCRYGTEAQIESLAGSVRNGALSAVWGADDAQGLRIIPERDGNVLKGRKILASGAGFVTRPLVTASAPEGQQMCLLDLEIGYAHDTSSWQAQGMRATATGTVDFTGRHITDRERIGAPGDFMRQPHFSGGAWRFCAVHTGATERLVDLFREHLNSSARGEDAYQLERLATCVANATTARFWVEDAARRLAVEDDPESIVAFANLTRLVVERSALTVMETVQRGIGLRAFVRPHDVERICRDLATYLRQPVPDRAMSDGAQVFLNSSRSAGDF; this is translated from the coding sequence ATGCTCGCCAACTTTCGTGAGGACACCGCCATTCTCGCTCCTTCCCAACATCACAAACTGCTGGAGAATGCGCAGGCCTTCGCCGCGAAGCTCTCAAGCCGCGCCTTTGATACGGACAGAACTGCTCACATCGCACCGGACGTCTGGACGGACTTCCGCTTCAGCGGATTGGCCATGAGCCCACTGCCTCACGAGCTCGGCGGCAACGGTCTCTGGGAGCCGCGGTTCGGCGCCGAGCTCTGCACTATCCTGCGTTTGATCGGCGCTGCGGACCTCTCGCTCGCCCGTATATTTGAGGGCCACATCAACGCAGTGGGGCTCGTCTGCCGTTACGGGACTGAAGCGCAGATCGAAAGTCTCGCGGGAAGCGTACGCAACGGTGCGCTGTCCGCAGTATGGGGCGCCGACGACGCGCAGGGCCTGAGGATCATCCCGGAGCGGGATGGCAACGTCCTCAAAGGCCGCAAGATCCTGGCGTCGGGCGCCGGGTTCGTGACGCGTCCCCTAGTTACCGCATCAGCGCCGGAGGGGCAGCAGATGTGCCTGCTCGACCTCGAGATCGGATATGCGCACGACACGTCCAGCTGGCAGGCGCAAGGCATGCGCGCGACGGCGACCGGGACGGTCGACTTCACGGGGCGACATATCACGGATCGTGAGCGGATCGGCGCTCCCGGCGACTTCATGCGACAGCCGCACTTCTCGGGCGGCGCATGGCGCTTCTGCGCCGTCCATACCGGCGCAACGGAACGGCTAGTCGACCTGTTCCGAGAGCACCTTAATTCCTCAGCAAGGGGCGAAGACGCGTATCAGCTCGAGCGCCTTGCGACTTGTGTCGCCAACGCGACGACGGCGCGCTTTTGGGTGGAGGACGCCGCGCGGCGTTTGGCGGTCGAGGATGATCCAGAGAGCATCGTGGCTTTCGCAAACCTCACCCGGTTGGTTGTCGAACGATCCGCCCTGACTGTCATGGAGACCGTCCAAAGAGGCATCGGGCTTCGGGCGTTTGTGCGTCCTCACGACGTTGAGCGCATCTGCCGCGACCTGGCGACGTATCTGCGGCAACCGGTGCCGGACCGCGCCATGAGCGATGGGGCTCAGGTCTTTCTGAATTCGTCGCGGTCGGCAGGAGACTTTTAG
- a CDS encoding DUF2934 domain-containing protein, whose amino-acid sequence MPRYSEEQIREYAHKLWEREGRPEGKADDFWHQAKSELESDAPGDEDPKPMPE is encoded by the coding sequence ATGCCCCGATACTCTGAAGAACAGATCCGAGAGTACGCTCACAAACTTTGGGAAAGGGAAGGTCGCCCGGAAGGTAAGGCCGATGACTTCTGGCACCAGGCCAAAAGCGAGCTCGAAAGCGATGCGCCTGGCGACGAAGACCCGAAACCGATGCCAGAGTAG
- a CDS encoding ribbon-helix-helix domain-containing protein, whose amino-acid sequence MPQPKRRKQGLVKADGSKSSVSLEPEFWSALKEIASERGTSPAALVRLVDRNGPQVNLTSAVRLFVLQHFKAKIKDGSPA is encoded by the coding sequence GTGCCTCAGCCGAAAAGGAGAAAGCAGGGACTCGTTAAAGCCGACGGATCGAAGTCGAGCGTCAGCCTTGAGCCTGAGTTTTGGAGCGCTTTAAAGGAAATTGCCAGTGAACGAGGGACGAGCCCAGCAGCCCTTGTCAGACTCGTTGACCGCAATGGGCCTCAGGTGAACTTAACCTCGGCCGTGCGTCTGTTCGTCTTGCAGCATTTCAAAGCCAAAATAAAGGACGGGTCTCCCGCCTAA